One Nostoc sp. UHCC 0302 DNA window includes the following coding sequences:
- a CDS encoding DUF29 domain-containing protein yields the protein MTSSLPTANNLSVLYEQDYYLWLEITAKLLREGKLSALDAVNLLEEIEDMGRSEKRAVYSNLKILLMHFLKYKYQPEKRSNSWVATIVEHRQRLKKAFHESPSLQAYFTDIFNECYQDAKELAAAETGLTIDTFPIETPFNPKEILNSNYLPAQDESEA from the coding sequence ATGACATCTTCCCTACCAACTGCTAACAATCTTTCTGTTCTATATGAACAAGACTATTACCTCTGGTTGGAGATAACTGCTAAACTTTTGCGAGAAGGAAAACTGTCAGCGCTTGATGCCGTTAATTTGCTAGAAGAAATTGAAGATATGGGCAGGAGCGAGAAACGGGCAGTTTACAGCAACCTGAAGATTCTATTGATGCATTTCCTCAAGTATAAATATCAGCCAGAGAAACGCTCAAATAGTTGGGTTGCGACTATTGTTGAGCATCGGCAAAGGCTAAAAAAAGCATTCCACGAAAGCCCTAGCTTGCAAGCTTATTTTACTGATATCTTTAATGAGTGCTACCAGGATGCAAAAGAATTAGCTGCTGCTGAAACAGGACTAACAATTGATACTTTTCCAATTGAAACTCCCTTTAATCCTAAAGAAATTCTCAATTCTAACTACTTACCAGCACAGGATGAGAGTGAAGCTTAA
- the shc gene encoding squalene--hopene cyclase codes for MQTQDRVTVNQVADAITASQNYLLSIQNPAGYWWAELESNVTITAEVVLLHKIWGTDQARPLHKVEAYLRQQQRQHGGWELFYGDGGDLSTSVEAYMALRLLGVSANDPTMLQARAFILKQGGISKTRIFTKLHLALIGCYNWRGIPSLPPWVMLLPTFFPFNIYEMSSWARSSTVPLLIVCDSKPIFLTAQTINLDELYVEGIDRVQWELPQSGDWTDLFLTLDKGFKLAESLNLVPFREEGIKAAEKWILERQEVTGDWGGIIPAMLNSMLALRCLGYDSSDPIVERGLQAIDNFAIETEDTYRVQACISPIWDTAWVIRALVDSGFAPDHPAVVQAGEWLLQKQILSYGDWAVKNRQGKPGAWAFEFDNNFYPDVDDSAVVVMALHQVKLPNEKLKQNAIARALNWIASMQCKGDGWAAFDIDNDQDWLNSIPYGDLKAMIDPNTADVTARVVEMLGACNLSIDAHNLDRAIAYLLREQETEGCWFGRWGVNYIYGTSGVLSALALITPQKHRTAIERGTAWLVGCQNSDGGWGETCHSYNNPSLKGQGSSTASQTAWALIGLLAAGEATGKLALDAIERGISYLFATQQPDGTWYEADFTGTGFPGHFYIKYHLYQQYFPLIALGRYQAVIKGK; via the coding sequence ATGCAAACACAAGACAGGGTAACAGTCAATCAAGTCGCAGATGCGATCACAGCTAGCCAGAACTATCTTCTTTCAATTCAAAATCCAGCAGGTTACTGGTGGGCAGAGTTAGAATCCAATGTCACTATCACTGCTGAGGTTGTTCTCCTGCATAAAATTTGGGGAACAGACCAAGCAAGACCTTTGCACAAAGTTGAAGCCTACTTACGTCAACAGCAACGGCAGCATGGGGGCTGGGAACTGTTTTATGGAGATGGCGGAGACCTTAGTACCTCAGTTGAAGCCTACATGGCACTGAGGTTACTGGGTGTATCGGCAAACGATCCGACGATGCTCCAAGCGCGAGCCTTTATTCTCAAGCAGGGTGGAATCAGTAAAACTCGGATTTTTACCAAGCTTCACCTAGCCTTAATTGGCTGCTACAATTGGCGCGGCATTCCCTCATTGCCACCTTGGGTAATGCTCTTGCCAACATTTTTCCCCTTCAATATTTATGAGATGTCTAGCTGGGCGCGTTCCAGCACTGTACCCCTGCTGATAGTCTGTGACAGTAAACCGATCTTTCTCACAGCTCAAACTATAAACTTAGATGAGCTATATGTTGAAGGTATTGATCGAGTCCAGTGGGAATTACCCCAGAGTGGTGATTGGACGGATTTATTCCTCACCCTTGACAAAGGGTTCAAGTTGGCAGAAAGCCTCAATTTAGTACCTTTTCGTGAAGAAGGTATCAAAGCCGCCGAAAAATGGATTTTAGAGCGGCAAGAAGTTACAGGTGACTGGGGTGGCATTATTCCTGCCATGCTAAATTCAATGCTAGCTTTACGCTGTTTGGGTTATGACTCAAGCGACCCAATTGTGGAACGAGGCTTGCAAGCGATTGATAACTTTGCAATTGAAACAGAAGATACCTACCGGGTACAGGCTTGTATTTCACCAATTTGGGATACAGCTTGGGTAATACGTGCCTTAGTAGATTCTGGCTTTGCACCAGATCATCCTGCTGTCGTGCAGGCTGGAGAGTGGTTACTGCAAAAGCAAATTCTGAGCTACGGAGATTGGGCTGTAAAAAATCGTCAGGGAAAACCAGGAGCTTGGGCGTTTGAGTTTGACAATAACTTTTATCCAGATGTGGATGACTCTGCTGTAGTGGTGATGGCTCTACATCAGGTAAAACTGCCTAATGAAAAATTAAAGCAGAATGCGATCGCTCGCGCCCTAAATTGGATTGCATCTATGCAGTGTAAAGGTGACGGTTGGGCAGCTTTTGATATAGACAACGATCAGGATTGGCTCAACTCCATTCCCTATGGAGATTTAAAAGCCATGATCGACCCAAATACGGCAGATGTTACCGCGAGAGTAGTAGAAATGCTGGGTGCTTGTAACCTGTCAATTGATGCTCATAATTTGGATAGGGCGATCGCCTATCTTCTGCGTGAGCAAGAAACTGAAGGCTGTTGGTTTGGTCGTTGGGGAGTAAATTATATTTACGGTACTAGTGGAGTATTGTCAGCCCTTGCTTTGATTACTCCTCAAAAGCATCGAACAGCTATAGAACGGGGGACAGCTTGGTTAGTTGGATGTCAAAACTCAGATGGTGGTTGGGGTGAAACTTGCCACAGTTACAACAACCCCAGTCTTAAAGGCCAAGGAAGCTCTACTGCATCCCAAACAGCTTGGGCTTTAATTGGGCTTTTGGCAGCTGGTGAAGCGACGGGTAAATTAGCTCTTGATGCCATTGAGCGAGGAATTAGCTACCTTTTTGCAACACAACAGCCAGATGGTACTTGGTACGAGGCAGACTTTACAGGTACTGGCTTCCCAGGACATTTTTATATCAAGTACCACCTCTATCAACAATACTTTCCTTTAATAGCTTTAGGTCGCTATCAAGCAGTTATTAAGGGGAAATGA
- the recR gene encoding recombination mediator RecR, producing MQRLPGVGPKSAQRLALHILKRPEAEVEALAQALIEAKKQIGLCSVCFHLSAEPVCEICRSSNRDNNTICVVADSRDVIALEKTREYRGKYHVLGGVISPIDGIGPEQLTIQALVRRVSKQQPQEVILAISPSVEGETTTLYLGQLLKPFTKVTRIAFGLPVGGDLEYADEVTLARALEGRRELD from the coding sequence TTGCAACGCCTACCAGGAGTGGGCCCTAAATCTGCCCAGCGACTGGCTTTGCATATTTTGAAGCGACCAGAAGCAGAAGTGGAAGCTTTGGCACAAGCTCTAATTGAGGCAAAAAAACAGATCGGCTTGTGTTCTGTCTGCTTTCACCTATCTGCCGAGCCGGTTTGTGAAATCTGCCGCAGTTCTAACCGTGATAACAACACTATCTGCGTCGTCGCAGATTCCCGTGATGTGATTGCGCTAGAAAAAACCCGCGAGTATAGAGGTAAGTATCATGTATTAGGTGGAGTGATTTCCCCAATAGATGGCATTGGCCCAGAACAACTGACTATTCAAGCTTTAGTACGGCGGGTGAGTAAGCAACAACCTCAAGAAGTGATTTTGGCAATTAGTCCGAGTGTGGAAGGGGAGACAACAACACTATACCTTGGTCAACTACTAAAACCATTTACCAAAGTAACGCGGATTGCCTTTGGTTTACCTGTTGGTGGTGATTTGGAGTACGCCGACGAGGTAACGCTAGCTAGAGCCTTAGAAGGACGGCGGGAGTTGGATTAG
- a CDS encoding BMP family ABC transporter substrate-binding protein: protein MERRNFLKYATLAGYSFALTSCIQGRNSNSSGTESPLASPLVMTEPLKVGFVYVGPVGDFGWTYSHDLGRREMEANLQDKVKTTFVENVNEGADAERVIRQLTLDGNKLIFTTSFGYMNPTIKVAKDFPKIVFEHCTGYKRAINVGTYLGRFEEPRYLTGMIAGKMTKSNIVGFIGAYPIPEVIRGISAFTQGLRATNPQAKVRVLWVQSWYDPAKEREAAQALVNLGVDVLTQHTDSTAVVQLAEEKGIYAFGYNSDMSKFGQKAHLTSAINKWGKFYTDTTLTVINGTWKSQEVWDGIGAGMVDISPMNQAIPADVQQLVNAKRDEFIQGTAHPFDGPVKDQKGVVRVPKGKNLDDKGQLAMDWYVEGIEGSTKGN from the coding sequence ATGGAGCGCCGGAATTTTCTCAAGTATGCCACTTTAGCAGGATATAGTTTTGCTTTAACTAGTTGTATTCAGGGTAGAAATTCTAATTCCTCTGGTACAGAATCGCCCTTAGCGTCCCCTTTAGTGATGACTGAACCTCTAAAAGTGGGATTTGTTTATGTTGGCCCTGTAGGCGATTTTGGCTGGACTTATTCTCATGATTTAGGTCGCAGAGAAATGGAAGCCAATCTTCAGGATAAGGTAAAAACTACCTTTGTCGAAAATGTCAACGAAGGTGCTGATGCAGAGAGGGTAATTCGCCAATTAACATTAGATGGCAACAAGTTGATTTTCACAACTTCCTTTGGTTACATGAACCCGACAATTAAAGTGGCTAAGGATTTTCCTAAAATTGTTTTTGAACACTGTACCGGATATAAACGTGCTATCAATGTCGGCACTTATCTAGGGCGGTTTGAAGAACCCCGCTATTTGACTGGTATGATTGCGGGCAAGATGACAAAATCGAATATAGTTGGTTTTATTGGTGCGTATCCCATTCCTGAAGTAATTCGGGGTATAAGTGCATTTACCCAAGGACTGCGGGCAACAAATCCCCAAGCAAAAGTTAGGGTGCTTTGGGTGCAAAGTTGGTATGATCCAGCTAAAGAAAGAGAAGCAGCTCAAGCCTTGGTAAATTTAGGCGTGGATGTCCTAACGCAGCATACTGACTCTACTGCTGTGGTGCAACTCGCTGAAGAAAAAGGCATTTACGCTTTTGGCTATAACAGTGATATGAGTAAGTTTGGTCAAAAAGCGCACTTGACATCAGCAATTAATAAGTGGGGCAAATTTTATACAGATACGACCTTGACTGTGATTAATGGTACATGGAAATCACAAGAGGTTTGGGATGGTATTGGTGCAGGCATGGTAGATATTTCTCCAATGAATCAGGCGATTCCGGCTGATGTGCAGCAATTAGTGAATGCAAAGCGCGATGAGTTTATTCAGGGTACAGCCCATCCTTTTGATGGCCCTGTGAAAGACCAAAAAGGGGTAGTCCGAGTACCAAAGGGTAAGAATTTAGATGATAAGGGACAACTAGCAATGGATTGGTATGTTGAAGGAATTGAAGGGTCAACAAAAGGGAATTAA
- a CDS encoding HhoA/HhoB/HtrA family serine endopeptidase: MQNQSRDGENPSNSILHNASNAKYQNHAPWKKATASLSLVLLGSGMTLAGGYLAGHSRQISESASNLAGSRVNAAPPIAAGTDPNFVIGVVQRVGPAVVRINSSRTVKAQIPEEFNDPLLRRFFGSQLPESQDRVERGTGSGFIISADGRILTNAHVVDGADTVTVTLKDGRTLQGKVLGKDELTDVAVVKIQANNLPTVALGNSDQLQPGEWAIAIGNPLGLDNTVTTGIISATGRTSNQIGAPDKRVEFIQTDAAINPGNSGGPLLNSRGEVIGMNTAIIQGAQGIGFAIPINTAQRISTQLIATGKVQHPYLGIQMIGLTPQLKQNINSDPNSGLSVEEDKGVLVVKVVPNSPAAKAGVRAGDVIQKLNGELVTDASGVQKAVENSQVGGNLRLELRRNGQSLNLAVQPGAFPTQVQ; this comes from the coding sequence ATGCAAAACCAATCTCGCGATGGAGAAAACCCATCAAATAGCATTTTACATAACGCTTCTAATGCCAAATACCAAAATCATGCACCCTGGAAAAAGGCAACTGCGTCTCTATCACTCGTACTGCTGGGATCGGGGATGACATTGGCAGGAGGCTATCTGGCTGGGCATTCTCGGCAAATTTCTGAGAGTGCTTCTAACTTGGCAGGGAGTCGAGTAAATGCTGCTCCTCCAATAGCAGCAGGTACAGATCCTAACTTTGTAATCGGGGTTGTACAAAGGGTTGGCCCTGCTGTAGTGCGAATTAACTCTTCTCGAACCGTAAAAGCTCAGATACCAGAGGAATTTAACGACCCGTTGTTACGCCGCTTCTTTGGTTCGCAATTGCCAGAATCTCAAGATAGGGTAGAACGGGGTACTGGATCAGGTTTTATCATTAGCGCTGATGGACGCATTCTGACTAATGCTCATGTAGTCGATGGTGCTGATACGGTAACAGTAACACTCAAGGATGGGCGCACCTTACAAGGTAAGGTGTTAGGGAAAGACGAATTAACAGATGTTGCTGTTGTAAAAATTCAGGCCAATAATCTGCCAACAGTGGCATTGGGTAACTCAGATCAACTGCAACCCGGAGAATGGGCGATTGCGATCGGCAACCCTCTTGGTTTAGATAATACTGTTACTACAGGAATTATTAGTGCTACTGGACGTACTAGCAATCAAATAGGCGCACCTGATAAGCGAGTCGAATTTATTCAAACAGATGCGGCGATTAATCCTGGTAACTCCGGCGGCCCCTTGCTAAATTCCCGTGGCGAGGTGATTGGGATGAATACAGCTATTATCCAAGGGGCGCAAGGAATCGGCTTCGCCATTCCTATCAACACCGCACAACGTATTTCTACTCAATTAATAGCTACAGGTAAGGTGCAACATCCATATCTGGGAATTCAGATGATAGGGTTAACACCTCAGTTAAAACAAAATATCAACTCAGATCCCAATAGCGGTTTGAGTGTAGAGGAAGATAAAGGCGTATTAGTTGTAAAAGTAGTGCCTAATTCCCCAGCAGCTAAAGCAGGAGTACGTGCTGGTGATGTTATCCAAAAGCTCAACGGTGAACTAGTCACAGATGCTAGCGGTGTGCAAAAAGCTGTGGAAAATAGTCAAGTAGGAGGAAATTTGCGCTTAGAATTGCGTCGCAATGGGCAAAGTCTTAACTTAGCTGTGCAACCTGGTGCTTTCCCCACTCAAGTGCAATAA
- a CDS encoding ABC transporter ATP-binding protein, producing the protein MNELLSRLQVKNISKSYPGCVANNQVNLTIQPGEIHALLGENGAGKSTLMKIIYGLVRPDAGDIFWEGREVKINSPAQAISLGIGMVFQHFNLFETLTVTENIALALPANEKWNLSRIAKRILTLSAAYGLSIDCDRPVYTLSVGEKQRLEIIRCLYKRPKLLILDEPTAVLTPQETEKLLAALRQIASDGCSILFSTHKLPEVQSLCSHATVMRQGAVVAHCNPQVETPASIARLMIGSDVPASKPRRNQPPGPVCLLVNDLCLKPQNFYGTTLQHINLQVCTGEIIGIAGVAGNGQTELLSALSGEIICSPAEMIMLGEMPIGDCDVAKRRRLGLAYVPEERLEKGVVPSLSLLENALLTAHGQGLVRRGVIRFGKLKAWTERICNAFNVNQTVVDSAASLSGGNLQKFIMGREISQNPAVLIAAHPTWGVDVNAAASIHQALIEMRDAGAAVLVISEDLDELFALCDRIGAIYKGQLSAFKPVIDTSRDEIGRWMGGLI; encoded by the coding sequence ATGAATGAGTTGCTTTCTCGGTTACAGGTAAAGAATATTAGCAAGTCGTATCCGGGTTGTGTGGCGAATAATCAGGTTAACTTGACGATTCAACCAGGAGAGATTCATGCACTGCTGGGGGAAAATGGGGCGGGTAAAAGTACCCTGATGAAGATTATTTATGGATTAGTGCGTCCTGATGCTGGAGATATTTTTTGGGAAGGGCGAGAAGTTAAGATTAACAGTCCCGCCCAAGCAATATCCTTGGGGATTGGGATGGTATTTCAGCACTTTAATTTATTTGAAACTCTAACTGTTACAGAAAATATAGCCCTAGCACTTCCTGCGAACGAAAAGTGGAATTTATCACGAATTGCTAAAAGAATTCTCACTTTATCGGCAGCATATGGTCTAAGTATAGATTGCGATCGCCCAGTCTACACTCTTTCAGTTGGTGAAAAACAGCGCTTAGAAATTATCCGCTGTCTATACAAACGTCCAAAGCTGCTAATTTTAGATGAACCGACAGCAGTTCTCACTCCCCAAGAAACAGAAAAACTTTTGGCTGCTTTGCGGCAAATTGCCTCTGATGGTTGCAGTATTTTATTCAGCACTCATAAGTTACCAGAAGTGCAATCTCTATGCAGTCATGCTACTGTAATGCGTCAAGGTGCAGTAGTTGCCCACTGTAACCCGCAAGTGGAAACGCCAGCTAGTATTGCAAGGTTGATGATTGGTTCTGATGTGCCAGCTAGCAAACCACGGCGAAATCAACCACCGGGGCCAGTCTGCTTGTTGGTAAATGATTTGTGTCTCAAACCCCAAAATTTTTACGGCACAACGTTGCAGCACATCAATTTGCAAGTTTGCACAGGCGAAATTATCGGTATTGCTGGAGTTGCTGGTAATGGACAAACAGAATTATTATCAGCTTTGAGTGGTGAAATAATCTGTTCTCCAGCAGAAATGATTATGTTGGGTGAAATGCCAATTGGTGATTGTGATGTTGCCAAGCGTCGCCGCTTAGGATTGGCATATGTCCCAGAAGAACGCCTAGAAAAGGGTGTAGTACCAAGTTTAAGTTTACTAGAAAATGCCTTATTGACAGCCCACGGGCAAGGGCTGGTGCGTCGGGGTGTGATTCGCTTTGGCAAATTAAAAGCTTGGACTGAGAGAATTTGTAATGCCTTCAATGTCAATCAAACAGTGGTAGATTCTGCTGCTAGTTTATCGGGAGGCAACTTGCAAAAGTTTATTATGGGGCGGGAAATATCCCAAAATCCAGCAGTATTAATTGCTGCCCATCCTACTTGGGGTGTAGATGTTAACGCCGCTGCAAGTATTCATCAAGCGCTGATTGAGATGCGGGATGCTGGTGCAGCAGTGCTGGTAATTTCGGAAGATTTAGATGAATTATTTGCATTGTGCGATCGCATTGGTGCAATCTATAAAGGACAACTTTCTGCCTTCAAGCCAGTTATAGATACT
- a CDS encoding glycosyltransferase, with translation MVAIVLGLMLLSLTIWLGLLSFWGQFWRADQLLEVEVAETQLESLPVVCAVVPARNEADVLPTTLRSLLLQDYPGTFNVFLVDDRSTDGTANFAEGVAHAVNKSQQLHIISGESLPPGWSGKLWAVEQGIQKSVETLYATSLQTPDYFFLTDADIEHDIGNLRRLVAKAIQEDLDLVSVMVRLRCKSFWEKLLIPAFVFFFQKLYPFRWVNDPNNQTAAAAGGCILIRKDALERIGGIQVIRQTLIDDCALAEAVKKSGRVGEWESGGQSNSFPTVSSKGHIWLGLSTLTRSLRPYPSLGTVWDMVARTAYTQLNYSPLLLLGTLLGMTLIYLLPPVGVILGAILGNWAIALTGLLTWLLMSLAYYPTIRFYQISLWFIFSLPAIAFLYTLMTLDSAIRHWQGRGGAWKGRVYPGKARGEGGRRA, from the coding sequence ATGGTTGCAATTGTATTAGGATTGATGCTCTTATCCTTGACCATTTGGTTAGGATTACTGAGTTTTTGGGGGCAGTTTTGGCGGGCAGATCAACTATTAGAGGTAGAGGTTGCAGAAACTCAGCTAGAATCGTTACCTGTGGTTTGTGCAGTGGTTCCTGCTCGTAACGAAGCTGATGTGTTACCAACTACTTTGCGATCGCTCTTACTTCAAGATTATCCTGGTACTTTTAATGTGTTTTTGGTAGACGACCGCAGCACAGACGGCACAGCCAATTTTGCCGAAGGGGTTGCCCACGCTGTGAATAAAAGCCAGCAATTGCATATTATCTCTGGTGAATCATTACCTCCAGGTTGGTCAGGTAAACTCTGGGCTGTTGAGCAAGGTATTCAAAAATCTGTAGAGACGTTGTATGCAACGTCTCTACAAACACCTGATTATTTCTTCCTGACCGATGCAGATATTGAACATGACATTGGTAATCTCCGTCGCTTAGTCGCCAAAGCCATACAAGAAGATTTAGACTTGGTTTCTGTAATGGTACGACTCAGATGTAAAAGCTTTTGGGAAAAACTGTTAATTCCGGCTTTTGTCTTTTTCTTCCAAAAACTCTATCCCTTTCGTTGGGTAAATGATCCAAATAATCAAACTGCCGCAGCCGCTGGAGGCTGTATTTTAATACGCAAAGATGCCTTAGAACGAATTGGCGGCATTCAAGTGATTCGCCAAACTTTAATCGACGATTGCGCCCTGGCTGAGGCGGTTAAGAAGAGTGGGAGAGTGGGAGAGTGGGAGAGTGGGGGACAAAGTAATTCTTTTCCCACTGTCTCCTCGAAAGGACATATCTGGCTTGGTTTGAGTACTTTAACTCGTAGCTTGCGTCCTTATCCTTCCTTGGGAACGGTTTGGGATATGGTTGCTCGTACTGCCTATACGCAACTGAATTATTCTCCATTGCTGCTGTTAGGAACTCTGTTAGGAATGACTCTAATTTATTTGCTTCCACCTGTGGGTGTAATTTTGGGTGCGATTTTAGGGAATTGGGCGATCGCACTTACGGGTTTATTAACATGGTTGTTAATGTCGCTGGCTTACTATCCTACAATCCGCTTTTATCAAATTTCGCTCTGGTTTATCTTCAGCTTACCTGCGATCGCATTTCTCTATACCCTGATGACTCTAGACTCAGCAATACGTCACTGGCAAGGGCGTGGCGGTGCTTGGAAAGGACGAGTTTATCCTGGGAAAGCCAGAGGAGAAGGTGGTCGCCGAGCGTAG
- the psbA gene encoding photosystem II q(b) protein: MTATLQRRESANVWERFCNWITSTNNRLYIGWFGVLMIPTLLAATTCFIIAFIAAPPVDIDGIREPVAGSLIYGNNIISGAVVPSSNAIGLHFYPIWEAASLDEWLYNGGPYQLVVFHFLIGVFCYMGREWELSYRLGMRPWIAIAYSAPVAAATAVFLVYPIGQGSFSDGMPLGISGTFNFMIVFQAEHNILMHPFHQLGVAGVFGGSLFSAMHGSLVTSSLVRETTESESQNYGYKFGQEEETYNIVAAHGYFGRLIFQYASFNNSRSLHFFLAAWPVIGIWFTALGVSTMAFNLNGFNFNQSIIDSQGRVINTWADIINRANLGMEVMHERNAHNFPLDLASAEAAPVALTAPAING; the protein is encoded by the coding sequence ATGACAGCAACCTTACAAAGACGCGAAAGCGCCAACGTATGGGAACGGTTCTGCAACTGGATAACCAGCACCAACAACCGCCTATACATCGGTTGGTTCGGCGTACTGATGATTCCCACCTTGCTAGCTGCAACCACCTGCTTCATCATCGCCTTCATCGCTGCACCTCCAGTAGACATCGACGGCATCCGCGAACCAGTAGCAGGTTCCTTAATATACGGCAACAACATCATCTCCGGTGCAGTTGTGCCTTCTTCTAACGCCATCGGCTTACACTTCTACCCAATTTGGGAAGCAGCATCCTTAGACGAATGGTTGTACAACGGTGGCCCTTACCAATTGGTAGTATTCCACTTCTTGATTGGTGTATTCTGCTACATGGGACGTGAGTGGGAACTATCCTACCGCTTAGGAATGCGTCCTTGGATTGCAATTGCATATTCTGCACCAGTTGCAGCAGCAACCGCAGTATTCCTCGTATACCCAATCGGACAAGGTTCCTTCTCAGACGGTATGCCCTTGGGTATCTCCGGAACCTTCAACTTCATGATTGTCTTCCAAGCGGAACACAACATCCTCATGCACCCCTTCCACCAGTTAGGTGTAGCAGGTGTATTCGGCGGAAGTTTATTCAGTGCAATGCACGGTTCTTTGGTAACCTCTTCCTTAGTTCGTGAAACAACCGAATCAGAATCACAGAACTACGGTTACAAGTTTGGACAAGAAGAAGAAACCTACAACATCGTTGCAGCCCACGGCTACTTCGGTCGTCTCATCTTCCAATACGCTTCATTCAACAACAGCCGTTCCTTGCACTTCTTCTTGGCAGCATGGCCAGTAATCGGCATCTGGTTCACCGCTTTGGGTGTCAGCACAATGGCTTTCAACCTCAACGGTTTCAACTTCAACCAGTCGATTATTGACTCACAAGGTCGTGTAATCAACACTTGGGCAGACATCATCAACCGCGCCAACCTGGGTATGGAAGTCATGCACGAGCGTAACGCTCACAACTTCCCTCTGGATTTGGCTTCTGCTGAAGCTGCTCCTGTAGCCCTAACTGCTCCTGCTATCAACGGTTAA